A portion of the Homo sapiens chromosome 16, GRCh38.p14 Primary Assembly genome contains these proteins:
- the TP53TG3C gene encoding TP53-target gene 3 protein isoform X2 yields the protein MRASPCISQPAASWHPRPSALRPTAGSGPDTRTPGTVEDGSAPCPAFRSPAVSPCGEEPCCFQISPAEETLELGRLVSPGNCDTLSPRAAGFYACHVRSLIPCRSTKGRWPLTASAAGLSRHAQCGPSLGLG from the coding sequence ATGCGCGCCTCACCCTGCATCTCCCAGCCCGCAGCCAGCTGGCATCCTAGACCCTCTGCCCTGCGACCAACAGCCGGGAGCGGACCAGACACCAGAACTCCCGGAACGGTTGAAGACGGTTCCGCTCCCTGTCCCGCCTTTCGCAGCCCAGCAGTTTCGCCCTGCGGAGAGGAGCCTTGCTGTTTCCAAATCTCTCCTGCTGAAGAGACATTGGAGCTAGGGCGGCTAGTTTCACCTGGTAATTGTGACACCCTGTCTCCTCGAGCTGCAGGCTTTTATGCTTGTCATGTTCGAAGTTTGATACCTTGCAGATCAACAAAGGGCCGGTGGCCTCTCACTGCCTCCGCGGCAGGGTTGTCAAG
- the TP53TG3C gene encoding TP53-target gene 3 protein, with protein sequence MRASPCISQPAASWHPRPSALRPTAGSGPDTRTPGTVEDGSAPCPAFRSPAVSPCGEEPCCFQISPAEETLELGRLVSPGNCDTLSPRAAGFYACHVRSLIPCRSTKGRWPLTASAAGLSSFSG encoded by the coding sequence ATGCGCGCCTCACCCTGCATCTCCCAGCCCGCAGCCAGCTGGCATCCTAGACCCTCTGCCCTGCGACCAACAGCCGGGAGCGGACCAGACACCAGAACTCCCGGAACGGTTGAAGACGGTTCCGCTCCCTGTCCCGCCTTTCGCAGCCCAGCAGTTTCGCCCTGCGGAGAGGAGCCTTGCTGTTTCCAAATCTCTCCTGCTGAAGAGACATTGGAGCTAGGGCGGCTAGTTTCACCTGGTAATTGTGACACCCTGTCTCCTCGAGCTGCAGGCTTTTATGCTTGTCATGTTCGAAGTTTGATACCTTGCAGATCAACAAAGGGCCGGTGGCCTCTCACTGCCTCCGCGGCAGGGTTGTCAAG